The Deltaproteobacteria bacterium CG11_big_fil_rev_8_21_14_0_20_42_23 sequence TGAACTTAAAAGTGGAAAAGCTATTGTTCGCAATTTGCGCACGAAAGAACAAAATGAAGTGAGGTTTGAAGATTTGTTACGCCATTTTGTAAAAGTGGATTGAGAGAATGTTATTGCGTCGGTTTGTAGGAAATTGTGTTTTGTCATCCTCGCGAAGGCGGAGGGATTCATTGTTATCACGAGGAACGTAGTGACGTGGTGATCTCGATTTTGCAATTGCCAGAGGAGATTGCCACACTCGCTACGCTCCTTCGCAATGACACAGAATTGCAAGAATTTTTGGATCCCTCCGCCTTTGGCGGAAGGATGACAAGTTAAAAAATGACAGAAAATAATTGAAGGAAAAAATATGAAACGAACTCACACTTGTGGTGAACTGAAAAAAACTGATGCGGGAAAAAAAGTCTTACTTCAAGGATGGGTTCATTCTCGTCGCGATTTGGGCGGTTTGGTTTTTATCGGCCTCAGAGATCGTTATGGTATCACGCAAGTAGTGATCAACCCTGAATCAGCGGGTGATGAGACAAAAAAGATTGCAGCTAAACTTGGCTATGAAGATGTGATTCAAGTTGAAGGAAAAGTGGAAGCAAGACCGGCCGATCAAGCGAATAAAAAAATGCAAACAGGTGAAATTGAAATAAGCGTTGAAACAGTTGAAGTATTAAGTCATGCGCAAACACCACCTTTTTTAATTGAAGATGACACCAATGCAAACGAAGAACTTCGATTGCAATATCGTTATTTAGATTTGCGCCGTCCATGCTTGCAGCAAAAATTGCTGACACGCCACAAGGCTGCGCAAATTATTCGCAACGTTTTATCGGCTGAGCAGTTTATTGAAGTGGAAACGCCGGTGCTCACAAAGTCAACACCAGAAGGGGCTAGAGACTACTTGGTTCCTTCACGCATTCACAAACATCAGTTTTACGCGCTTCCTCAATCGCCACAGTTGTTTAAACAACTTTTGATGGTTGCAGGTTACGATCGTTATTTTCAAATTGTAAAATGTTTTCGCGATGAAGATTTGCGTGCTGATCGTCAGCCAGAATTTACACAAATTGACTTAGAAATGTCATTTGTAGAACAAGAAGATATTTTAAACACCGTTGAAAAAGTCTTGGCGAAAGTATTTGAAGAAATAAGAGGTGTAAAAGTTTCACTTCCTTTCGACCGCATTAGCTATGCAGAGTCGATGGAAAAATATGGAGTCGACCGACCGGATAGGCGCATCCCCTTTGTCTTGCAGGATGCATCACATCTTTTCAAAGATGCAGATTTCAAAGCTTTTGCAAGTGTGATTGCAAATGGTGGCTTGGTGAAAGGCATGAAAGTAAGTGGAAAAAATTTCTCGCGCAAAGATATCGATCAACTTGAAGCTTTTGTAAAACCATATGGCGCAAAAGGTTTGGCATGGATGAAGTGTGAAGATGGTGAACTGAAATCGCCAATTGCTAAATTTTTATCAGCTGAATTATTGAATGAACTGAAAACATTTTTCAAGCTTAACGATGGTGATACGTGTTTCTTTGTTGCCGATAGTTTCAAAGTAGTGAATGCAGCGCTTGGAAACTTGCGTGTACATCTTGCTCAAGAAATGAAGGTGTTAGATGCCGAGCACTTTGATTTTTGTTG is a genomic window containing:
- a CDS encoding aspartate--tRNA ligase, encoding MKRTHTCGELKKTDAGKKVLLQGWVHSRRDLGGLVFIGLRDRYGITQVVINPESAGDETKKIAAKLGYEDVIQVEGKVEARPADQANKKMQTGEIEISVETVEVLSHAQTPPFLIEDDTNANEELRLQYRYLDLRRPCLQQKLLTRHKAAQIIRNVLSAEQFIEVETPVLTKSTPEGARDYLVPSRIHKHQFYALPQSPQLFKQLLMVAGYDRYFQIVKCFRDEDLRADRQPEFTQIDLEMSFVEQEDILNTVEKVLAKVFEEIRGVKVSLPFDRISYAESMEKYGVDRPDRRIPFVLQDASHLFKDADFKAFASVIANGGLVKGMKVSGKNFSRKDIDQLEAFVKPYGAKGLAWMKCEDGELKSPIAKFLSAELLNELKTFFKLNDGDTCFFVADSFKVVNAALGNLRVHLAQEMKVLDAEHFDFCWVVDFPLVEWDEDSKRYMALHHPFTSPHPDDVHLLKNKAHEARSLAYDIVLNGYEIGGGSIRIHNTEVQSQIFALLGIGSEEAKVKFGFLLEALKLGAPPHGGLALGFDRLVMLLCGTDQIRDVIAFPKTTSASDLMCQAPSPVDKTQLGELGLSLK